A region from the Triticum urartu cultivar G1812 chromosome 1, Tu2.1, whole genome shotgun sequence genome encodes:
- the LOC125523731 gene encoding uncharacterized protein LOC125523731, whose protein sequence is MAPGARACPAPPSGPISGDWIRALSSIPVVHVSSEDAPHAKFDAAAPQHHPERIILSAKSPQPHRAVPIDRIRQIQWEPPSPRRRALHPAASRTKSLVRSSLPPSPSLPEPPWFAMSLVATSASLHRASEGSTRVDRAASMPGPPRRLHLHRPSSGKAVPGLWGLSTSRAEAHVLITSHL, encoded by the exons ATGGCGCCCGGAGCTCGAGCTTGTCCGGCACCACCGTCTGGACCCATCTCCGGGGACTGGATCCGTGCTTTGTCATCTATACCAGTCGTCCACGTGTCGTCAGAGGACGCCCCGCACGCCAAGTTCGATGCCGCCGCTCCCCAGCATCATCCCGAGCGCATCATCCTGAGCGCCAAGTCGCCTCAACCGCATAGAGCCGTGCCTATTGACCGCATCCGCCAGATCCAATGGGAACCTCCGTCCCCACGTCGCCGTGCCCTGCATCCCGCGGCCAGCCGCACCAAGTCCCTCGTCCGGTCGTCCCTGCCGCCAAGTCCATCGCTGCCTGAACCTCCCTGGTTCGCCATGTCCCTTGTTGCGACCTCTGCTTCGTTGCATCGAGCGAGCGAGGGGAGCACCCGCGTTGACCGTGCCGCCAGCATGCCTGGGCCACCGCGTCGCCTTCACCTGCATCGGCCCAGCAGCGGCAAGGCCGTGCCAGGCCTGTGGGGCCTCTCCACCAGtcgggccgaggcccatg ttctgataacgtcgcatttgtga